Proteins encoded within one genomic window of Longimicrobiales bacterium:
- a CDS encoding ABC transporter permease subunit has translation MSKTRAPARRRRIMLADVAGPILIFIAFLGFWYWLSYYGMAERRRFLVPPLHEVIHDGYLDWRNFSVMLKALWLTTQVALWGLGIAIVLGMTLAILMSQGRWIERSVWPYVVALQSIPILALVPLLGILFNYSFNARVIVCIIIAIFPIINNTLFGIQSVEAGHHDLFTLHHTSRLTRLRKLQLPAASPAIFAGFRISAGLSVIGAIVGDFFFRKGDKGIGILLDQYAARTTTIPRLYAATILAGALGYLVFSVFGLLRKAVIG, from the coding sequence GTGAGCAAGACCAGGGCCCCGGCCAGACGCCGACGGATCATGCTGGCCGACGTGGCCGGCCCGATCCTCATCTTCATCGCGTTTCTCGGCTTCTGGTATTGGCTGAGCTACTACGGCATGGCGGAGCGCCGACGTTTCCTCGTGCCACCGCTCCACGAGGTGATCCACGACGGCTACCTCGACTGGAGGAACTTCTCGGTGATGCTCAAGGCCCTGTGGCTCACGACCCAGGTCGCGCTGTGGGGGCTTGGCATCGCGATTGTGTTGGGAATGACGCTCGCGATCCTGATGAGCCAGGGGCGATGGATCGAACGCTCAGTCTGGCCATACGTTGTGGCGCTCCAGAGCATCCCGATCCTCGCCCTCGTGCCCCTCCTCGGCATCTTGTTTAATTACAGCTTCAACGCTCGGGTGATCGTGTGCATCATCATTGCGATCTTCCCGATCATCAACAACACGCTCTTCGGTATCCAGTCGGTGGAAGCGGGACATCACGACCTGTTCACGCTTCACCACACGTCGAGGTTGACACGGCTGCGGAAATTGCAGCTCCCCGCCGCTTCACCCGCCATATTCGCGGGATTCCGCATCTCGGCAGGACTCTCGGTGATCGGCGCGATCGTCGGCGACTTCTTCTTCCGTAAGGGCGACAAGGGGATCGGCATCCTCCTCGACCAATACGCCGCCCGGACGACGACGATTCCCCGTCTCTACGCCGCCACCATCCTCGCCGGCGCTCTCGGCTATCTCGTGTTCTCCGTGTTCGGGCTGCTCAGAAAGGCAGTTATCGGCAA